One genomic segment of Desulfocapsa sulfexigens DSM 10523 includes these proteins:
- a CDS encoding rhodanese-like domain-containing protein → MQLDDYYEMNMEAFRKFRKEKAESEYLVVDVRFPEEYEEEHIPGCVLLPLAEINARLTELPADKDIIFYCHSGKRSRTAALFATSVPFFQKKIYNLEGGIISFTDRTVPDYPVLQVFDFDADLSVLFRTAMNLERGAEKFYQAVLQDIGDVPYRRTIEVLGQAETGHARLIYSMWAKTGETIPPFEELYASLPGDIVEGGKPVAEHLEKLHKIEDNFEARLLEIVLEIEHAAYDLYRSVALRLQGTELETSFITLAEAEKGHMLLASQGMC, encoded by the coding sequence ATGCAACTTGATGATTACTATGAAATGAATATGGAGGCTTTTCGCAAATTTCGGAAAGAGAAGGCCGAAAGTGAATATCTTGTTGTTGATGTCCGCTTTCCCGAAGAATATGAAGAGGAGCATATTCCCGGCTGTGTCCTTCTGCCTCTTGCAGAAATCAATGCCCGCCTGACCGAGCTTCCAGCTGATAAGGATATTATTTTTTATTGCCATAGCGGTAAACGTTCCCGTACCGCAGCGCTTTTTGCCACCTCGGTTCCATTTTTCCAGAAAAAAATTTACAATCTTGAGGGTGGCATTATTTCCTTCACCGACAGAACTGTTCCCGACTATCCTGTTTTACAGGTTTTTGATTTTGACGCAGATCTTTCTGTGTTATTCAGAACTGCCATGAATCTTGAGCGGGGAGCCGAAAAATTTTATCAGGCAGTGTTGCAGGATATTGGTGATGTTCCCTATCGCAGAACCATCGAAGTACTTGGTCAGGCAGAGACTGGCCATGCGCGTTTGATCTATTCCATGTGGGCCAAAACCGGAGAGACTATCCCTCCCTTTGAGGAACTGTACGCCTCTCTTCCCGGCGATATCGTTGAAGGAGGAAAACCCGTAGCAGAACACCTTGAGAAGCTTCACAAAATTGAAGATAATTTCGAAGCCCGGCTCCTTGAAATTGTTCTGGAAATAGAACATGCAGCCTATGACTTATATCGTTCCGTTGCTTTGCGCCTTCAGGGGACGGAGTTGGAGACATCGTTCATCACTCTGGCCGAGGCTGAGAAAGGCCATATGCTTCTGGCCAGCCAGGGAATGTGCTAG
- a CDS encoding nitroreductase family protein produces MFIELLRKRRSVRQFQDKAIEQDKVDLLIEAMLRAPSSRSLYPWEFIVVQDKNTIEALAKAKVHGSAFMKNASLAIAVCADPDKCDVWVEDCSIATLLLHLEATDLGLGSCWVQIRLREHDNQRSAEAYVAETLGLKEGMVVEAVVAIGYPEKESNGHPDSSLLKDRVSFERYGNRG; encoded by the coding sequence ATGTTTATTGAACTTTTGAGAAAACGCAGGTCTGTGCGTCAGTTTCAGGATAAGGCTATTGAACAGGATAAGGTGGATCTACTTATCGAAGCCATGCTACGGGCTCCATCGTCGAGAAGCTTGTATCCCTGGGAATTTATTGTCGTTCAGGACAAAAACACCATTGAGGCTTTAGCAAAGGCAAAGGTTCACGGTTCTGCATTTATGAAGAATGCCTCCCTTGCCATTGCTGTCTGTGCCGATCCCGACAAGTGTGATGTGTGGGTTGAGGACTGTTCCATCGCAACATTGCTTCTGCATCTGGAGGCAACGGATCTTGGGCTTGGCAGTTGCTGGGTACAGATACGTTTGCGTGAGCATGACAATCAAAGAAGTGCCGAAGCCTATGTTGCCGAAACCCTTGGCCTGAAGGAGGGAATGGTGGTTGAGGCTGTCGTTGCCATAGGTTATCCGGAGAAAGAGAGCAATGGCCATCCCGATTCCTCGCTCTTAAAAGATCGAGTAAGTTTTGAACGATACGGTAATCGGGGATAA
- the sbcB gene encoding exodeoxyribonuclease I, translating to MTTTLYWHDYETWGADPRRDRPAQFAGIRTDINLNIIGKPMMNYCKPALDMLPQPEACLITGITPQTAMEEGLCEAEFMAEIYHEFIQPGTCGVGYNSIRFDDEFTRYGLYRNFYDPYAREWRNGNSRWDIIDMLRLTRALRPEGIEWPTNEEGVTSFRLEDLTRANSISHEGAHDALSDVHATIELARLIRTRQPKLYNYLFDMRDKRKVGSNLNIQEQLVVLHVSSMYPAKQGCISPVIPLAAHPINKNGIIVYDLRHDPSPLLTLAVDEIKKRLFTRSEDLPEGVERIPLKTIHLNKSPVVVPMSTLTPEAAECWGINLKNIETHAKQLRGLPDLSRKLQQVHGDQQFPPITDPDQNLYGGGFFSDRDRALMEDIHDMSINDLAKTRMKFEDPRLSEMLFRYRARNWPHSLSQEERVRWNTFRHNRVTNPDADCGITLSEYRKQLAKKVMQPDVKERERKIISALADWPTLLGLS from the coding sequence ATGACGACAACACTCTACTGGCATGATTATGAAACCTGGGGTGCAGATCCCAGAAGAGACCGGCCTGCCCAATTTGCAGGCATCCGTACCGATATCAATTTAAATATTATCGGCAAACCGATGATGAACTACTGTAAACCTGCACTCGATATGCTTCCCCAGCCAGAAGCCTGTCTCATTACAGGGATCACACCCCAGACAGCCATGGAAGAAGGGCTCTGTGAAGCCGAATTCATGGCTGAGATTTATCATGAATTCATACAGCCAGGCACCTGTGGGGTTGGCTACAACAGCATTCGGTTTGATGATGAATTCACCCGCTACGGCCTCTATCGAAATTTTTACGACCCCTACGCCAGAGAATGGCGCAACGGGAATTCACGCTGGGACATCATTGATATGCTCCGCCTTACCCGTGCGCTTCGTCCGGAAGGCATTGAATGGCCGACCAATGAAGAGGGCGTCACCAGCTTTCGCCTTGAGGATTTAACACGGGCAAACAGTATCAGCCACGAAGGTGCCCATGATGCCCTTTCCGATGTCCACGCTACCATTGAGTTGGCACGGCTGATACGTACCCGTCAGCCGAAACTCTATAATTATCTCTTTGATATGCGGGACAAGCGCAAAGTCGGAAGCAACTTAAATATCCAGGAGCAACTGGTTGTTCTCCATGTTTCCTCCATGTATCCTGCAAAACAGGGCTGCATCTCCCCTGTTATTCCCCTGGCCGCACACCCAATAAACAAAAACGGTATAATCGTCTACGATCTGCGCCACGACCCGTCCCCCCTCCTCACCCTGGCAGTGGATGAAATCAAGAAACGTTTATTCACCAGAAGCGAAGATCTACCCGAGGGAGTGGAGCGTATCCCACTAAAAACCATCCATCTTAACAAAAGCCCGGTGGTGGTTCCAATGAGCACCCTGACCCCGGAAGCTGCAGAATGCTGGGGAATAAATCTTAAGAACATTGAAACACATGCAAAACAACTCAGAGGGCTGCCAGATCTGAGCAGAAAGCTGCAACAGGTTCACGGGGATCAGCAATTTCCTCCCATTACGGATCCTGATCAGAATCTCTATGGTGGGGGTTTTTTCTCCGACAGAGATCGGGCTCTGATGGAAGATATTCATGATATGTCGATAAACGATCTGGCCAAAACCCGTATGAAGTTTGAGGATCCCCGTCTTTCAGAGATGCTGTTCCGCTACCGCGCCCGAAACTGGCCCCACTCCCTTTCCCAGGAAGAACGTGTCCGATGGAACACGTTTCGTCACAACCGTGTTACCAATCCCGATGCCGACTGCGGAATCACCCTTTCAGAATACCGTAAACAACTGGCCAAAAAGGTGATGCAACCCGATGTAAAGGAGCGTGAGCGAAAAATTATTTCAGCTCTGGCTGACTGGCCGACACTGCTTGGACTCTCGTAA
- a CDS encoding potassium channel family protein yields MKLLLLQVLFFVKNEKAKKNVYLLTRFLFFLTFIISLYSVLFHLIMLYEGRDFSWITGFYWTLTVMSTLGFGDITFSTDLGLLFTLLVLISGVILLLIMLPFTFIQFFWAPWLEAQNETRIPRILPKETKEHVIIPTFDALTRNLVEKLRKHLYDYCFVTADQQLAHEIQDSGYNVIFGEIDDPQTYDNINADQAALVVTTADDLMNTNISFTVREVSSKVPIACSADQEHSLDILNYPGNIHVFLFMKMLGINMAEKTMPVAGTHIIGRFEELRVGEIPVRDTALVGKTLAESRLRNDLGITVIGILEKGKILTPDPQAKLSVTNILIIAGSATELENAGKYLVTPPSQPLPRPTVLILGGGRVGEAAAGYLEAKNVPYIIIEKRQNVGTNHDHHIHGDAADINTLQEAGIDKASSVIITTHNDAMNIYLAFYCRQLRPDIQIISRAGEERTVSKLFRAGADLVDSFASMGATAIMNILHPTDTSFFSDALNVFLVPTPEAFIGKTLTELRMREKTSCSLLAVKNEGSFMTNPDPTTIFDDSYELILAGSIEAEEQFRREYLKK; encoded by the coding sequence ATGAAACTGCTCCTCCTCCAGGTTCTCTTTTTCGTAAAAAACGAAAAGGCGAAGAAAAACGTTTATCTTCTGACCCGTTTCCTCTTTTTTCTCACTTTTATCATTTCTCTGTACAGCGTCCTTTTCCACCTTATCATGCTTTATGAAGGAAGGGATTTCAGCTGGATTACCGGTTTTTACTGGACGCTCACGGTCATGTCCACCCTGGGTTTTGGTGACATTACCTTCTCCACCGATCTTGGGCTTCTCTTTACCCTCCTTGTTCTGATATCAGGAGTTATCCTGCTCCTGATCATGCTGCCATTCACCTTCATTCAATTCTTCTGGGCACCCTGGCTTGAGGCTCAGAATGAAACGCGTATTCCACGGATCCTGCCAAAAGAAACAAAAGAGCATGTCATCATACCGACCTTTGATGCTCTCACCAGAAACCTTGTGGAAAAGCTCAGGAAACATCTCTATGACTATTGTTTTGTTACCGCTGATCAACAACTGGCCCATGAGATACAGGACAGCGGATACAACGTTATTTTTGGAGAAATCGACGACCCGCAGACCTATGATAATATAAATGCCGACCAGGCTGCACTGGTAGTAACCACTGCCGACGACCTGATGAATACAAATATCTCATTTACTGTACGAGAAGTCAGCAGTAAAGTCCCCATAGCCTGTAGCGCCGACCAGGAACACTCCCTGGATATCCTTAATTATCCTGGCAACATCCATGTGTTTCTGTTTATGAAGATGCTTGGCATCAATATGGCCGAAAAAACCATGCCCGTTGCAGGTACTCATATAATCGGCAGGTTTGAGGAACTGCGTGTTGGAGAGATCCCCGTCAGAGACACAGCCCTTGTCGGAAAAACGCTCGCCGAATCCCGACTCAGGAACGATCTTGGGATAACGGTTATCGGTATCCTGGAAAAGGGCAAGATATTGACTCCCGATCCCCAGGCAAAACTCTCTGTGACCAATATTCTCATCATTGCCGGGAGTGCCACAGAACTGGAAAATGCGGGAAAATATCTCGTGACACCACCCTCACAGCCACTCCCCAGACCAACCGTCCTTATCCTTGGTGGCGGCAGAGTTGGCGAAGCAGCTGCCGGATATTTAGAGGCAAAGAATGTCCCCTATATCATAATTGAGAAACGGCAAAACGTGGGAACAAATCACGATCATCACATCCATGGTGATGCGGCCGATATCAACACATTGCAAGAAGCTGGCATCGACAAGGCATCGTCTGTAATCATCACCACCCATAATGATGCCATGAACATCTATCTCGCCTTTTACTGTCGGCAACTCAGGCCTGATATTCAAATTATAAGCCGGGCTGGTGAAGAACGTACCGTATCCAAACTCTTCCGGGCGGGTGCAGACCTCGTGGATTCTTTCGCATCAATGGGAGCTACTGCCATAATGAACATCCTCCACCCGACTGATACTTCCTTCTTTTCGGACGCGCTCAATGTCTTTCTAGTACCAACCCCTGAAGCATTTATAGGAAAGACATTGACCGAGCTCCGGATGCGGGAAAAAACGAGCTGCAGTCTGCTGGCGGTAAAAAACGAAGGATCATTCATGACAAATCCCGATCCGACAACAATTTTTGACGACAGTTACGAATTAATCCTGGCAGGATCAATTGAAGCAGAAGAACAGTTCCGCCGGGAATATCTGAAAAAATAA
- a CDS encoding M48 family metallopeptidase: MNKEYIVINDLPVEVWRKSVKNINLAVYAPDGRVRISVPHRTSDKRLRQAVTNRIPWIQKQREHFRTRPVAIVLKAVTGEMHPFFGGKYPLTVVENSARHYVSFDSLVGITLHIRPGTTSKMRLTVLETWYREELKRRIPALLAKWQPQVGRRAKEFRIKKMKTRWGTCNVMAGRLWLNLELAKKPDACLELIVVHELVHLLERDHNKEFYGHMDRLLPEWRDTDMVLRNFK, translated from the coding sequence TTGAATAAAGAATATATTGTGATCAACGATCTTCCTGTGGAGGTCTGGCGAAAATCCGTTAAAAACATCAATCTGGCGGTATATGCTCCCGATGGTCGGGTACGTATCTCGGTGCCTCATCGAACCTCTGATAAACGTTTGCGACAGGCTGTCACGAATCGAATTCCTTGGATTCAAAAGCAACGCGAGCATTTCAGGACACGTCCAGTAGCAATCGTTTTGAAGGCTGTCACTGGTGAAATGCATCCTTTTTTCGGGGGAAAATATCCACTCACTGTGGTGGAAAACAGTGCACGTCATTACGTCAGCTTTGATTCGCTGGTCGGGATTACTCTCCATATCCGTCCCGGGACAACAAGTAAAATGAGATTGACTGTGCTTGAAACCTGGTATCGTGAGGAGCTGAAACGTCGTATTCCTGCCTTACTTGCGAAATGGCAGCCGCAGGTCGGGCGACGGGCAAAGGAATTTCGAATAAAGAAGATGAAAACCCGATGGGGGACGTGCAATGTCATGGCAGGCCGCCTCTGGTTGAATCTGGAACTTGCCAAAAAGCCTGATGCGTGTCTGGAGTTGATAGTCGTCCATGAACTGGTACATCTGCTTGAGCGCGATCATAATAAAGAGTTTTATGGCCATATGGACAGGCTCCTTCCAGAATGGCGTGATACCGATATGGTTTTAAGAAATTTTAAGTGA
- a CDS encoding adenylate/guanylate cyclase domain-containing protein, which translates to MLKTILIVEDSPVMQRLLAKLLEKQDYTVLTADSGEIGIEHAQEYLPDLILLDIILPEIDGYKVCRQLKGDHRTKNIPIIFISTLDSPRDKVEGFEAGGIDYITKPFQPSEVLLRVRTHLRIQHLQDELEEKNQQLIVEKLKTERLLGHVLPESVVQELLATGGYAPQLFTDTTVCFADIVDFTSASSELSPGVIIRELNEIFTAFDKITHAGNCERMKTIGDAYLFVSGVPTPDPDHAVNVARAALKMVEFLKERNRRVGISWEIRVGISSGPLVGGVVGTEKYLYDIFGDTVNIAARVEKSAQPLQINVSSASYELLKDSFLLSNGKEVEMKGKGQQMIYTLLGHL; encoded by the coding sequence ATGCTGAAAACCATACTGATTGTCGAAGATTCTCCTGTTATGCAGAGGCTTTTGGCCAAGCTCCTTGAAAAACAGGATTATACCGTTCTCACAGCTGATTCTGGTGAAATTGGAATTGAGCACGCCCAGGAATATCTACCCGATCTCATTTTGCTCGATATTATTCTGCCGGAGATTGATGGGTATAAGGTCTGCAGGCAGTTGAAGGGAGATCATCGTACAAAGAATATTCCTATCATTTTTATCAGTACTCTTGACTCTCCCAGGGATAAGGTCGAAGGGTTTGAGGCGGGAGGGATCGACTATATTACCAAGCCCTTTCAGCCCTCGGAGGTGTTGCTCAGGGTTCGCACACATCTTAGAATTCAACATCTTCAGGATGAACTTGAGGAAAAAAATCAGCAGCTGATTGTTGAGAAACTGAAAACAGAGCGTTTGCTGGGACATGTCCTTCCGGAATCTGTTGTGCAGGAACTTTTAGCCACGGGAGGCTACGCCCCACAACTCTTCACCGATACCACGGTCTGTTTTGCTGATATTGTTGATTTTACCTCAGCTTCATCGGAGCTTTCCCCGGGGGTGATTATTCGTGAACTCAATGAAATTTTCACTGCTTTTGATAAGATTACCCATGCTGGAAATTGTGAGCGGATGAAGACCATAGGGGACGCCTATCTTTTTGTGAGCGGGGTACCCACGCCGGATCCGGATCATGCGGTGAATGTTGCCAGGGCGGCGCTGAAAATGGTTGAGTTTCTTAAGGAACGAAACCGGAGGGTTGGCATTTCCTGGGAGATTCGTGTCGGCATCAGTAGCGGCCCATTGGTGGGCGGAGTTGTCGGAACAGAGAAGTACCTCTACGATATTTTTGGTGATACTGTTAATATCGCTGCCCGAGTAGAAAAATCTGCTCAGCCTTTGCAGATAAATGTCTCCAGTGCAAGCTATGAACTGCTGAAGGACAGTTTCCTCCTGAGTAATGGAAAAGAGGTTGAGATGAAGGGGAAGGGGCAGCAGATGATTTATACCCTGCTTGGTCACCTTTAA
- a CDS encoding flavodoxin family protein yields MKIFSVHGSPDKNGNSKALVDRVLRAAEQQGAATELVHIYDYTVTDVWLNYFGDALQNDFSKAGDDDMGVLKEKLLSADIILLATPIYWYQLSGKLKTFLDRWSDTLNPDFSSDLAGKGLAVASTHSGLNIMHSSRNVQMALEATAQFLGMRWLGGVDAPVQLPGSSGPNEGHFQLADDFGAKLGRGENLIGQKIL; encoded by the coding sequence ATGAAAATCTTCTCAGTACACGGTAGTCCAGACAAAAATGGAAACAGCAAGGCACTGGTGGATCGCGTTCTTCGGGCAGCAGAACAGCAGGGGGCGGCAACGGAACTGGTGCATATTTATGATTATACAGTGACGGATGTCTGGCTGAACTATTTTGGAGATGCTCTACAAAATGATTTCAGCAAGGCGGGAGATGATGATATGGGGGTGCTCAAAGAAAAGTTATTGAGTGCAGATATCATCCTGCTGGCCACTCCCATTTACTGGTATCAACTTTCCGGTAAACTGAAGACTTTTCTCGATCGCTGGTCGGATACCTTAAATCCGGACTTTTCGTCGGATCTTGCCGGTAAGGGGTTGGCGGTTGCATCCACTCATTCAGGGCTGAATATCATGCATAGTTCCCGTAATGTGCAGATGGCGCTTGAAGCCACAGCTCAGTTTCTTGGAATGCGCTGGCTTGGAGGGGTTGACGCTCCGGTTCAGTTACCTGGCTCGTCTGGACCCAATGAGGGCCATTTTCAACTGGCAGATGATTTTGGTGCTAAACTCGGGCGTGGTGAAAACCTGATTGGACAAAAAATTCTCTGA
- the pdxH gene encoding pyridoxamine 5'-phosphate oxidase: protein MDISHFRHEYLKGGLEHGDLLPSPVEQFNLWFNQAKDTDIPDPNAMILSTVSPDGQPSQRTVLLKYYDDGGFVFFTNKESRKAREIKGNPRVNLHFVWLELERQISIAGTASPVTTTESARYFMSRPRDSQIAAWVSNQSSIISSRKLLMQKFQEMKNKFSRGDVPLPSFWGGYRVVPSSVEFWQGRENRLHDRFLYVPADGGGWNAERLAP, encoded by the coding sequence GTGGATATCAGTCATTTTCGTCACGAATATTTAAAGGGCGGGCTGGAGCACGGTGATCTGCTTCCCAGTCCTGTCGAGCAGTTTAACCTCTGGTTTAATCAGGCAAAAGACACCGATATCCCTGATCCCAACGCCATGATCCTGTCCACCGTGAGTCCCGATGGGCAGCCCAGCCAGCGGACTGTCCTGTTGAAGTATTACGATGACGGTGGATTTGTTTTTTTTACCAATAAAGAAAGTCGTAAAGCACGTGAGATTAAGGGGAACCCCAGGGTGAATCTTCACTTTGTCTGGCTTGAACTGGAGCGGCAGATAAGTATTGCGGGTACGGCAAGCCCTGTCACTACCACGGAATCGGCCAGATACTTTATGAGTAGGCCCCGTGATTCGCAGATTGCTGCCTGGGTCTCCAATCAGAGCAGTATTATTTCATCACGTAAGCTTCTAATGCAAAAGTTTCAGGAGATGAAAAATAAGTTCTCCAGAGGCGATGTTCCATTGCCATCATTCTGGGGAGGATATCGGGTTGTGCCATCCTCGGTTGAGTTCTGGCAGGGACGGGAAAATCGCCTCCATGACAGGTTTCTCTATGTACCTGCCGATGGCGGGGGGTGGAATGCGGAGCGGCTGGCTCCGTAG
- a CDS encoding 4Fe-4S binding protein: MAARNVCMECGACMRNCPTGAIAVEAGEGCVRGIINDFLGIEGPCC, translated from the coding sequence ATAGCTGCCCGTAATGTATGTATGGAGTGCGGAGCCTGCATGCGAAACTGTCCGACGGGTGCAATTGCTGTGGAAGCAGGTGAGGGCTGTGTTCGTGGAATCATTAATGATTTTCTGGGTATAGAAGGTCCCTGTTGTTAG
- a CDS encoding PilZ domain-containing protein, giving the protein MTADEEKRELQLLNIKKKLSLYFPEDSYSFTKQAIEDGIASGEFMTTVADILPYVQTALFDNKILEVEIDGTTRIYFSRIHDDTPDPEEVVNELGEVELQQLDYVAGDYLKLLNHIICLPLEPGMGNLHIRNSQRVMIRFFTTTSAIELGTFFQDLALVQDLPVLRLSFPVIGRQVQGARAFRAKVPASMGFTLLVKGKKKHRPDIKTVPIDISSEGLSFEVQKEEQLLFREDEICNIRFFLLGDMHVKVNATIRHISKIRNKKGIQYCCGVQFDLSTRSLAASIEAFVATVQRAHLKELSEKSEESGITLIR; this is encoded by the coding sequence ATGACAGCAGACGAAGAAAAAAGAGAGCTACAACTCCTTAATATTAAGAAGAAGCTGTCTCTTTATTTCCCCGAAGACAGCTATTCTTTCACGAAACAGGCCATTGAAGACGGGATAGCTTCGGGCGAATTTATGACCACTGTTGCGGATATCCTGCCCTATGTCCAGACAGCACTGTTTGACAATAAAATTCTCGAGGTGGAAATTGACGGCACCACCAGAATATATTTCAGCAGGATCCACGATGATACCCCAGATCCGGAAGAGGTGGTGAACGAATTGGGGGAAGTAGAACTGCAACAGCTTGATTATGTGGCAGGAGACTACCTGAAATTATTAAACCATATCATTTGCCTGCCTCTCGAACCTGGCATGGGAAACCTTCATATTCGTAATTCCCAAAGAGTGATGATTCGTTTTTTCACAACCACCAGCGCCATCGAACTCGGAACATTTTTTCAGGATCTGGCACTCGTTCAGGATCTCCCTGTTCTACGCCTCTCTTTTCCGGTAATTGGCAGACAAGTTCAGGGAGCAAGAGCTTTTCGGGCCAAGGTGCCTGCGAGCATGGGATTTACCCTTCTTGTCAAGGGGAAGAAGAAACACCGTCCCGATATAAAAACGGTCCCCATCGATATCAGTAGTGAAGGACTCTCCTTTGAGGTTCAAAAAGAAGAACAGCTACTGTTCCGCGAAGACGAGATCTGTAATATTCGGTTTTTCCTCCTCGGCGATATGCATGTGAAGGTCAATGCGACCATTCGCCATATCTCCAAGATTCGCAATAAAAAAGGTATCCAGTATTGCTGTGGCGTACAGTTTGACCTTTCCACCCGCTCTCTGGCTGCGTCCATAGAGGCGTTTGTTGCAACTGTGCAACGTGCCCATTTGAAAGAACTTTCGGAAAAATCTGAAGAAAGCGGTATTACCCTTATTCGTTAG
- a CDS encoding amidohydrolase family protein, with amino-acid sequence MDKKFSDMSGGIHYVKAGWMIDGSGGPVRENVLVTVKDSILVEIDDFSDSDHPDSPLITDLSHCTILPPLVDCHVHLAMSGSTDLRKRQRQLTAGYRDRRISIQDHLHYLFLHGVLAVRDGGDSNGDVLRYTEETEGGDTRVPVIVKSPGPAWYRDGRYGAFIGDHSGEGESIGTAVARRIDSVDHIKMINSGLNSFTEFARETEPQFSVEEIQQIAAITREKGKKLMVHANGREPVRIALDGGCDSLEHGFFMGEENLKRMAEKEITWVPTAITMKAILDNWDLLDDGRCKKDVIVKTLNHQLEQIGRAHQYGVKIALGTDAGCRGVIHGESVVEEIRLLISAGYSLVEAIQSASGNGTQLLGIDEIGPIAKGRPAHFIVARATPAMLPRKLSCLEAVYLDGKPCGRAFFKKI; translated from the coding sequence TTGGACAAAAAATTCTCTGATATGTCCGGAGGGATTCACTATGTTAAAGCCGGCTGGATGATTGACGGCAGTGGTGGACCGGTTCGAGAAAATGTTTTGGTGACGGTGAAGGATTCCATTCTTGTGGAGATTGATGACTTTAGCGACAGTGACCATCCCGATTCACCCCTGATCACCGATCTGTCTCATTGTACCATCCTGCCTCCTCTGGTTGATTGCCATGTCCATCTTGCCATGTCGGGTTCCACTGACTTGAGAAAGAGACAACGACAGCTGACAGCCGGCTACCGGGATCGCCGCATATCCATTCAAGATCATTTGCATTATCTTTTTTTACACGGTGTGCTGGCAGTACGCGATGGCGGTGATTCTAATGGAGATGTTCTGCGGTATACAGAGGAAACCGAGGGAGGCGACACACGGGTTCCGGTGATAGTGAAGAGTCCCGGCCCGGCGTGGTATCGGGATGGCCGCTATGGCGCTTTTATCGGGGACCATTCTGGAGAAGGAGAGAGCATTGGAACTGCGGTGGCTAGAAGGATAGATTCCGTTGATCATATAAAAATGATCAACTCCGGCCTGAACAGTTTCACGGAATTCGCCCGTGAAACAGAACCCCAGTTTTCCGTAGAAGAGATACAGCAGATAGCGGCCATTACCAGAGAGAAGGGGAAGAAACTGATGGTTCACGCCAATGGCCGGGAGCCCGTCCGTATAGCATTGGATGGCGGCTGTGATTCTCTTGAACACGGTTTTTTCATGGGGGAGGAAAACCTGAAGCGAATGGCTGAGAAGGAAATCACCTGGGTGCCAACAGCCATCACCATGAAAGCTATTCTTGATAACTGGGACTTACTCGATGATGGACGATGCAAAAAAGATGTAATCGTGAAAACTCTGAATCACCAGTTGGAACAGATAGGCAGGGCGCATCAATACGGAGTGAAAATTGCTCTTGGGACAGATGCCGGCTGCCGTGGTGTTATCCACGGAGAGTCCGTTGTCGAAGAGATAAGACTTCTTATAAGTGCTGGGTATTCCCTGGTTGAAGCAATACAGTCCGCTTCCGGCAACGGTACCCAACTCCTTGGCATTGACGAGATCGGACCTATTGCCAAGGGGAGGCCTGCCCACTTTATAGTTGCCCGGGCAACACCTGCAATGCTTCCCAGAAAACTTTCCTGCCTTGAGGCTGTCTATCTCGACGGGAAACCCTGTGGCAGGGCTTTTTTCAAAAAAATATAG